AGTACGAAGCAGATCTCAagaaagagataaaaaaattgCAGGTCAGAAGGAGTTTTGTTTTCTTGGGTTGGGATGGCACCCAGAAGGCTTTTCATGTACTGCTCTTCAGTTTCAGCAAGGTTGCCAAAGCACTGTTCTCGGAAAGGTACGTCCATGTCCTGGTCAAATCCAGCCTCTGTGGATCGCTCAGTTCAGCGGgctttcatttccttccttttccagcGTCTTCGAGATCAAATAAAGACATGGGTGGCTTCCAACGAAATCAAAGACAAACGCCAACTGGTGGAGAATCGCAAGCTCATTGAGACGGTAAGGCAGCACAGGGCTCATTCCTGCAAGGCCTGGTTTTGCCCTTCTCCTCATTGCAGCATTGTTTGAAGTATCCTTTTCTGTGAAGCAGATGAAGTTTTGTTCCAATCATATTTTGCAAAGGGTAAAAATATAGAATGATTTACCTGGGGTAAGTAATGTTGCTATGTCCCTTTCTCAGCAACATATGACATAGGGTGTGCACACAAAGGTCATTCTTTCTATGACTGTGATCCTGTGGGTTCCTTGAGCTTTAGGCAAAGTTTGAGGGTTTACCGCAGTAGATGCTGTGGTCTTGATCTTATTTTTTTGTCAAGGCATTGAAATGGGGTGAGGGTTGGTTACAGATTTGATGGAAGGTCTGGTTTTATGTATGGCTATACCTGTGATAGATTCAGTTCTTGGCGTGAAAGCTTGAACAACATGATGGTCATCTTGATTGAACCTACTCTAAAGCTGATGTTGGGATTCTTTTCTTTATCCTCCCAGTGAAACAAAGTGCCTTTAAATGATGCCCATTTGCACGATAGACTGGTTAGGGCTCccctgaggggggggggggggtttttttttttgtgtgtgtgtgctgctaacaaaaataaccaaaatgtCAGTAGTGGCTCCTGTTTCTTCTGGTTTTGCTGTCTTTCTGCTGCATTAAGCACAACACAAGCCCACATCTGTGATGATATCTTTGTGGCAGAATGTGGGGTTGAGATGAGGAGCGATGACTTGTAACATGCAGTAttgattgtgtttttgtttgtgagcaGCTGCTGAGTTTGGTGCCGTACGTCACTGGGCATCTCGGCTACACCTATCTCTAGTTATGGGACAGTGAGCTTGTGCTTGGTCCTTTAAACCAGAGGTAACGCACGGTAGCTCAGTTCACAGCAGGAGcaatttaaatctgattttgtGTTCTCTTCTGAttagtgtgttttttaaatagcCGTGATGGCTGAGGGACTGTTTTCAATCCGAGTATGAAGTAGTGATTATAGTGAATGCGTTGCACTTTACTGTGTTCTAAGGAACCTAATgacacagatttatttatatCGCACGTAAGATTCAAAACGGTGAAGGACTGGCATATTTTATGCGTCACATACTCGCATTGAAAAATATGTTAAGAGCATCCTCATTTTCAGGCTATTTAGGTGTGGATTTCTAACTCTGTTTTAACCTTGTTTAACTTGACAGTCACCCATGCAGGTTTATCAGGGAAAATGTAAGATactgagtttttgtttttccttcagtCTGTTCCTGTCTTCTatcagtttagtttttttttttttttttttttgttcctctttctTGTTTTGGTTTCTTATACTTGACTGTATGTGAGAAATTACATCAGTAAAGGCACATTTAGCTACTTGTTGAGTGTATTGCTGTTTACCATACTGTTACTTTTGCTCTCTAATCAATAATTCTCGCTCCCTGGCCTTTTCAACCACCTGGGTATTCTGGTGCTTGTGGCACTACTCTGATGTATTTTATTGAAATCATGTTGGCCTCAAAGCGCTGAGCAGTTTTGCTGTAGGTTACATGTAATTACACCAGTAAAGGggtcaattaattttttttgaagtcACTTGGTGAGGCAAATCCCTGTTGTGAGGATCTCAagctaccttttttttttttaaaatcagtttctgGACAGAAAATGTGCTgcctaaaatgaattaaaatacgAGAGGATCGAAACTGAAATGGCACTGTGGGGGAGGGAAAGTGAGCAGCTTCATGGAatacttctgctttttttttttttttttctcccccttgaattcttatttgaaataattgtagaaatgggtaagcacagatggaaaaaaacaaactgctccCCACAATCTATGTTAAGACTTCTTCTTGTAGCTCATGTACCTTCGATCAAAAAGCTCATTTTGCTCTTAATGGCTGTTGCATGGTTCACTTTATGCAAAAATGTTACTCCTAGCCAAAAAAATGACCACACACCTAGCGTTTCTAgagcatttgtttatttttatacagcactcTTCTCAGCCGGCTTCTAGGACACagatccatttagctgatgcttttctgtaaagcgcTGTACAGTGTTGGCCtgttcagttatttacccatttatacacttgagtaaatttactggagcaattctgggtaagttgctcaagggtactacagccagaggtgagattcgaacctgcgacctttgggtccaaaggcagcagctgtaaccactacatttACCAGCTGCCCTTATCCATAGCATAACTCGCATCAGTTGTGTACGTTTTATTACTTGTTCATGCCATCGCCCAGCAACTCTATAATAAGCAGTGTGGGCATTATGATTATtgatctatttattttattggtgGTGTTGTACAGTATGAGTACTGATTAAATGGGTGTGTATAAACTGTTTCTAAATCTTTAGCAAATGGAACGATTCAAGATAGTGGAGCGGGAGACTAAGACAAAGGCCTACTCCAAGGAGGGTCTGGGACTGGCCCAGAAGGTGGACCCTGCACAGCGtgagaaggaggaggtgggacAGTGGTTGACGGTGAGTgctaaaaacattatttttatttatacacttaGCTGATGCTGCTGTTCAAGGCCACCTGCATGGTTAGGCTGGTAtagttatttactcacttataaaGCAGGGtggtttttactggagaaattcggattaaatgccttgctcaagggtactatagtaggaGGTTGGCTTCAAACCTGGGTTTTCAATTATTGCAGCTGTTGTGCAATTGAGCTACTTGCTGCCTTAATCTTATTGAGATCagtcttttgaatttttttttttttttttttttaaaacatcagataagaaattttaaatggaCTGTCGACCATTTGCGATTAAGTAAAATGAGAGAATTGGACAAGGGTCTAAACACCTACccgaacattttttttttttttaataaaaaagtataaaaaataataatttgacaCTTCCAAAAAGCATTGTAATGTAAGGTGGAAGGGCTTTCTGAAATGGTTTTGGTAGCAGTGTTTTAATGATCAAATCAGTAGGTCAAAAGCATTTATGGTTTAATATGACTCATTTATTCATATCGCTAAATCTATCCATCAACTTGTGAGTTGAAGGTCAGCGGGAGTATTGGACACACATGGAAAGGTGTAGCTGTGTCAGTGAATTTGTGtcagctgttttgtttgtgaattaGTGGCAGCCTAAAACCTTGATTTTGGTTGCCAATTTGAAGGGTAAGAGGTCATACTAGACCCACACTGATGATTGTGCTGGGTGGCGAGttaattttttctctccttgtttTCCCTTTCTAAAAATCAGAATACAATAGCCACTCTGAATATGCAGGTGGACCAGTTTGAAAGCGAGGTGGAGTCTCTCTCAGTCCAGACGCGTaagaaaaaaggagacaaaGAGGTCAGTTTCAATGCTATCTGTCTGCTGCCTTATTTGGCCTTGTGCGCTTGTCAAACTCCAGTGCTGTGTGCTGTTAGGATAAGTTCCCTTCCTAATCCCTACAGAAGCAGGACCGAATTGAGGAGCTGAAGCGTTTCATTGAGAAGCACAGGTACCACATACGCATGTTGGAGACCATTCTGCGCATGTTGGACAACGACTCGGTGCAGGTGGACTCTATCCGCAAGATCAAAGATGACGTGGAGTACTACCTCGACTCCTCGCAGGACCCGGACTTTGAGGAGAATGAGTTCCTCTACGATGACCTGGACCTGGAAGATATCCGTAAGTTGGCGCGAACTGTGTCGTAACAAATTGACATCAGATTAGCAGTCATTGGTTTGTCTGTGTCACAACTTGTTCACGACATTATTCATCACGGGGTTAAATCGGTCTCTTTGTATCTCTGTAGCACCGTCGCTGGTGGCCACCTCTCCGCCTGGGCACATGGAGGATGAAATCTGCCACCACTCTAGCAGCACCCCTACCTCAaccacctcctcctcacctATCCCCCCTTCCCCTGCCACCTGCACTGCGGTGAGTAGTACTTGTAGCCCCCGCCTTAACTTCCCTAACACATCGTCTGTTAGTGATAACTGTTGAATTGCTCTCGCTTGTAGGCCAACTTGATGAACTGAATACAAATTCATTTATACCCCCCCAGCCCACATCTTGCATGCCTGCAATGCGGTCATGTGTCCAGTGTTGTTAATTTGCAAAACGGATAGATGAATgaaaaccctaaccccaactcTTCTAAACACTATGCAGTTTAATTATGAACTTGTGTTTTACAGAAGAGCTTGTGGATTtaagagtaaatattttcagtgacaCAAAAGGGAATATATACAGTTGGTCTCAGTTTTTGAAACGACCACCTTGGTTTTTTGCCAGACAACGTTACTGTAAATTCTTTTAAAAGTGGGATAGTTAGCCCCATGCCTTATGGCAATCTCTGGCATTGGGTGGAATCTGTAGCATCTGTTCATAACTGCATTTTTGTCTTCAGTGTTTGCCAGAATGACTTTTTTGACACTGAGTTGTCATAGATGTACAGTACCTAATTGGCAAATTTCATGTGGTCACTTGGAAGACGGATCTTTTTGtggtttgcttttctttatatATGGAATTGCAAAATTTAAAGCTGCAGATCATTTTAAATCTAGAGTTTTTGGTCTTTTTGTTTGAACAAGGAAAATTGACTTGTGGCTAGGAAGCAATGGGTGTCTAAACACTTACCTTTTTAGGAGAATTCGGAGGATGATAAGAAACGCGGAAGGTCTACAGACAGTGAAGTGAGTCAGGTAAGCTGAATACTGACTCTGTCTGAATGATTGGActgattttaatgttaatttaaataCTGACTTGGAAACTATAGAACTACTTAAAAGATGGAGCTACTTTTATTGACAAAATTGGCATAGGGATATGATCATCCAGATCtaataaatctgttttattcttttagctgatgctttttctcagaagtgacttaatgttaagttttttttttttttttttttttttttttttttttttttttttttttttttttttttaaaataaataactgggCAATATTAGGAtcagtaccttcctcaagggtgctaccactggaggtgggactggaacatgtGATCTTGAGGTTCAAAatcagcagctttaaccactatgccaccagctgcccattTTATACCTTAAAGTTGGAACACAAATCAGGGTATATCCTTAAGGCCACTGTTGCATACATTCACTTGCACAGTAACATTAAGGATGGTTAAATCTCCAGATTACCTGGCCAGAATGTCTGTGCTTTGGTAACCCCCAAAAACATAGTAACTATGCAAACCAAATTCTAGCTCAGAACCATGGAGCCATGTtgataaaacatctgttggacctggtatttcattttattaatttttagcgCAGGTAACTGAATTGTTGATGTACATATGTTGTTTGTATCATATAACTGACGATATGGTTTCTTTCTAGTCTCCTGTGAAGAATGGTAATCCCTCGAcatcatcctcttcctcatctAGCGCGTCATCTTCGCTGGTCTCAATGGCCGCCATTACAGCAGGCAGCAATACCCTCACAGGGGGCAACAGCTTCCTGGGTAGTATGGGGACAGTCCTGCCCACCTCTGGCAGCTACAGCACAGTGACTCAGCTCACAGTAACACAGCAACaagctcagcagcagcagtcggCACAGCAGGGCCACCAGCAAAATCACTCTCAAGCCAAAAATTCTGGGAGTTCTGCTCCTAACATCAGCCCTAGCCCACctggccacctgctgcttcccaCATCTTCTGCCCCTTCTCCTCCCACTTCTAATACTTCTGTTCCTCTCACCCCAAATTCTCAGTCTTTGTCAGTATCTACGCCCGTTCCAGGattgggcatgatcttaaacaAAAGTGGCGTGAGTGGCGGCAGCCAAGTCTCTGGATTGGGCTTGCCAGGGATGCCGGCATCTGTCAGCAACATGACTGGGCTTCTGCCTGGCTCCACACCTGCCCCGTATGCTCAAGCGGCAGCCTCTGGCACAGTTGGAAGCACTCTGGGAGGGTCACTTGGGAGTAGTacaagtagcactgctggaGTTTCCAGCAGCAATGGAAGTGGGCCATCTGCAAGTTTGCTGGGCTCTAGTACTGGAGTTAGCAGCATCAGTGGTGGGAtcctgggtttgaatgcagGTCAGACAACCCAGGGCCTGTTGCAGGGGGGTTCCAGTTCCGCAGGCGGGCTTGCTCCTGGGAGCAGCTTGGGAGGCATTGGTGGCAACGGAGGGACTTTGACAACATGTACAAATACTGGACTCGGAACAGGAAGCACCCTTTCTGTTAGACCGCCTAGTGGACAGAAACAGAATGGGACCACCAGTAAGTTCATACGTGCATTTGCGTTTGCTCTTCCGTATCCTGTTCTGTTCCTCGCCTTTTGCTGTATTCTGATTTTTATGTGCTTGTTTCCCATCTCATCCTCATAAAGGTTACAGCGCAGTAGTAGCAGATAGCACCCAAGAATCTCTCCACACTATAGCCAACCAGTCACAAAGTAGTCAGTCTTCTTCCTTGGGTTCCACGACCAATCCTCCGTAAGTGTCtctcttgtttaatttttatgccTATTTTGCTGTAGGAAACCGTTTTACTGATAATTTCAAATAATGTTTAACTTTCTCCTGAAAACCGTGGTCACTTTCGgcacagaataaacaaaacaatttgccttatgttttttccagtttggtgttttttaaagaaagccTTGAATGTTGATGCTTGGGTTTCTTTCTCCAGTAAGGACAGTGGTTCCAGCTTGCTAGGGTCCATCACCTTGTCGCCCAGTTCCCCTTCACCCTCCTATGGAGAGAGCAAATCAAGCAGTGGGAACCTGATAAATGGTCCTCACTCTTATCCCCAGACCTCAGACAGTATAAAGGTTGGTTAATTGCATGGctttgttttaaagttttacatatctacatatttttaatatgtgagTATTTCAGGCTAAATACAAGAAAGTTAATTTTATAACGTTTTAGCCGCTGTCCTCATTCCTGGTGCATTATCCAAGTGTCTGGGAAGTATGTTAGAGAAACGTGACTGAGGATAGTCCAGAGAAAAAGtgctataaaatgtaaaatttgaatACACTGCTACTTCAGCTGCAAACCACTGGGCGACAGAGGAAAGGGAAAACTCTGCAGAGAGATGGTCACAGTTGGTGCAGATGGATGGAAGACAGGACGGTAAAAATTGCCATAAAAAGGCAGCGTAACAGAGTGAGGCTCTGTCAGGTATCGTCTGATTGTAGGTACGTCCTGTTGAAGATATAGTATGTCTTTGTGGTTGGTTTTCAGAGTTTCTggatttttaattatgcttttttccagcattatattttcttaaattttagcCTGTTGTGCAGCAAAGGTAACTGGTGTTGAGCTGCTAGCTGGCAGTACAATATGCTCAGACAATAGAAACAGAAGTGTGTAACACCCTTCATTCAACTAGCTTTCACAATGTTTACTGTTTCCCTGGTGTTCCTCCGTTGCAGTGATCAATGTTGTTTATGCAATTTTGTACttattaatttggcagacacttctttccaaagcaacataagtTAAATAAGTACGTTTGATACGGACGCAGTTGATTGATTCATCAGTTTAACCATATCAGTTTTTTGCAAGTGCACTTCATGTTGGTTATAGAGTACTCTGTTCAGTGCTCTGCATCAATGAGGAATTGAAAACCAGAGGTGATAACTTGGAAATGGTAACCAAGtcaactggcagctgaggaaaggaaaacaaaagcacccAATGAGAAGGGGTTTGGGGGGGATAAAACTTTTGGTAGCTGTGAATGATGACGGACAGCGTGTATTGATGGGACAGTGGATTTGACAGGGGAACCCTAGATGGCGAGAATGAGCGAAACACAGCCTTGGACCAAAGGCTGCCAGATTTTACAGATAAATTTGTCATTAGTTTACCAGTAAAAGTGTGCATGATTGATTCTGATTTGACCTAAGGGTTACTTGAAAGTATTTGCTCTGTTCTGATGTTTCTCCatttctgtaactttttttttcttcccccccatttttttggggggtcAAATAAATGGAGCCTGAGGAGGAGGGATACCAAAATTTTGTCATTTCCCTGACAATAATGTTAAGGGAGTAATTAGtcagctgtttaaatacaaTTAGACCTGATTTTGGTCAGCCCTGTGCAATGTAGTTCTCAATGTCTTAAACCCTTACCAGGAGAAGAGTCATGGAGGCCCATCCTACCATGCTTAAAAGAAATTTCTGCAGACCTCTGGAGAATTTCTGAAGTCTCTTCATCTAGATAGAATTGCACAGCCATTCCTTAGATTCTGAACCTCAGTCATACTGTAAGGAAAGGTCCTGGGCCACATCTGCATTaactgttctgttttctgtctctttcagGCCCCCGAGCCCCTCAGCTCTCTAAAGACCATGGCAGAGCGTGCAGCACTGGGCTCGGGGCTCGATGGTGATATCACTGCCTTGCACCTTGCTGACAGAGGTAAGATCTGATGGTGGCATGCTGTGCCATGCAGCCTTTTTCAGGAGTGTGGTCTGAGATCTGTGAGTTTCTGCTTGGGCGCCTGTTAAATGCTGCTGTAAAATCGACCAGTGTCAAGTGTTCATTGAATGTCACATGCTAGTGACAGCACAGTCATTTATGTTTCCTCTCTAAAATTTGACAGCTTAAGACTACATGTGAAAGCATGGTATCTCTGATTTGTGTTCTGGGTCACAccaaactttttttctgcttcttggTAGACCTCTTCGCTGGCCCTGCTGCCCCATCAGGACCTCCGGCAGGCCCTCAGCCGTCCCTGTCCGAGGTCAGCATTCCTCCGTCACTGGGAGTGTGTCCCTTAGGGCCAGTACCCCTTTCCAAAGACCAGCTTTACCAGCAAGCCATGGAGGAGTCTGCCTGGGCCCACATGCCCCACCCATCTGACTCGGAGAGGATCAGGTATAGTAGCTTACAGtttatcaactttttttttttttttttttttttttccccccctcccccccgcttCTCTCACCACATTCAGCACACTGCagttaaaatttataaaaattgtttatttttttgactttttaaaatgtgtccccatatgaaggtttaaataaatggTGATGAGGGCACTGTccactctctcctcctcctcctccctttgaGCTTTTACAGCAACTTGTATCACAATTGTATAAGGAGCTTTATTAACCTGAATATCATTAACCTAAGCTTTCATTTGCACTAGTGTATCACTGATAGCGAAATTAACAACCAGCATTTGTTGGTAACCCCACAAAGAACCTGTAACTGCATGCACTGCAGAGTGACATAGGCTGTGGTCTTGTGGATTTTCTTTCTGTATAACAACGGTTCCTGAgcccaaattattaaaatatctcTGTACAGTGCACCATGTCTGTCGCTGTGCTTGTGAGGTAAACTCTGGATCCCTGTGACACTGCACTGGAGAGGCACTTGTTTATAATGAGTGAGTTAAAgctagaaatatttttgtttacaaatataaaatgtcatcattgatggggggggggtgactttTTGAAGCTTCAGGTGATGGTTTTTGAGCAGGAACCACCCCCTGTAAATTCAGTCTCCTCCTAAAAGGAAGTTGCCCGTCAGGGTCATTCCTTTGAAAAACATAACTGCGTTAAGCAGTGGGTGAAGGTATTTGCTGTACGCATTTTTTGAGCAGGCATTCTGCGACATCAAATGATGAAATCAAAATAGACTAGAATCAATGAAAACATAGTAGTGCATGTGATAACACAATGCATCCTTTCCGATATACATGCGGTGAGACTGCGTCTGTTCCCAGCATCCTTGGCTTCTACTCtccgctgtgtgtgttcatcctcTGACACTAGTTGCTGATTGGTGGGAGTTGTTCAGTGGCTCCATGTGTTTGGAGGTGTTTCACCCAAAAAAACTGTCCTTGCACActgaaacatctggaaaacTCTGCTCAGAGCCCTTAATATGGGAACAATACATACAAATTCCTACAGTTTGGAGCTGAAGGTCTGTATATAGAAAGTGGATTCCTGGGTATGACTGAAAATCCAAAACATTTGTCATGTAATCTTTTGTGTATTTACACAGCTCCTGATTCACTGGACCTGCTTGCTTTGTGGTGTTCTGCCTCTCTTTGGTGTCCTACTTCCTTTCTC
This genomic interval from Scleropages formosus chromosome 23, fSclFor1.1, whole genome shotgun sequence contains the following:
- the LOC108931763 gene encoding CCR4-NOT transcription complex subunit 3-like isoform X2, whose amino-acid sequence is MADKRKLQGEIDRCLKKVAEGVEQFEDIWQKLHNAANANQKEKYEADLKKEIKKLQRLRDQIKTWVASNEIKDKRQLVENRKLIETQMERFKIVERETKTKAYSKEGLGLAQKVDPAQREKEEVGQWLTNTIATLNMQVDQFESEVESLSVQTRKKKGDKEKQDRIEELKRFIEKHRYHIRMLETILRMLDNDSVQVDSIRKIKDDVEYYLDSSQDPDFEENEFLYDDLDLEDIPPSLVATSPPGHMEDEICHHSSSTPTSTTSSSPIPPSPATCTAENSEDDKKRGRSTDSEVSQSPVKNGNPSTSSSSSSSASSSLVSMAAITAGSNTLTGGNSFLGSMGTVLPTSGSYSTVTQLTVTQQQAQQQQSAQQGHQQNHSQAKNSGSSAPNISPSPPGHLLLPTSSAPSPPTSNTSVPLTPNSQSLSVSTPVPGLGMILNKSGVSGGSQVSGLGLPGMPASVSNMTGLLPGSTPAPYAQAAASGTVGSTLGGSLGSSTSSTAGVSSSNGSGPSASLLGSSTGVSSISGGILGLNAGQTTQGLLQGGSSSAGGLAPGSSLGGIGGNGGTLTTCTNTGLGTGSTLSVRPPSGQKQNGTTSYSAVVADSTQESLHTIANQSQSSQSSSLGSTTNPPKDSGSSLLGSITLSPSSPSPSYGESKSSSGNLINGPHSYPQTSDSIKAPEPLSSLKTMAERAALGSGLDGDITALHLADRDLFAGPAAPSGPPAGPQPSLSEVSIPPSLGVCPLGPVPLSKDQLYQQAMEESAWAHMPHPSDSERIRQYLMRNPCPTLPFHHQGTKAQYLAAKALKKQSWRFHTKYMMWFQRHEEPKTITDEFEQGTYIYFDYEKWGQRKKEGFTFEYRYLEDRDLQ
- the LOC108931763 gene encoding CCR4-NOT transcription complex subunit 3-like isoform X1; translation: MADKRKLQGEIDRCLKKVAEGVEQFEDIWQKLHNAANANQKEKYEADLKKEIKKLQRLRDQIKTWVASNEIKDKRQLVENRKLIETQMERFKIVERETKTKAYSKEGLGLAQKVDPAQREKEEVGQWLTNTIATLNMQVDQFESEVESLSVQTRKKKGDKEKQDRIEELKRFIEKHRYHIRMLETILRMLDNDSVQVDSIRKIKDDVEYYLDSSQDPDFEENEFLYDDLDLEDIPPSLVATSPPGHMEDEICHHSSSTPTSTTSSSPIPPSPATCTAENSEDDKKRGRSTDSEVSQSPVKNGNPSTSSSSSSSASSSLVSMAAITAGSNTLTGGNSFLGSMGTVLPTSGSYSTVTQLTVTQQQAQQQQSAQQGHQQNHSQAKNSGSSAPNISPSPPGHLLLPTSSAPSPPTSNTSVPLTPNSQSLSVSTPVPGLGMILNKSGVSGGSQVSGLGLPGMPASVSNMTGLLPGSTPAPYAQAAASGTVGSTLGGSLGSSTSSTAGVSSSNGSGPSASLLGSSTGVSSISGGILGLNAGQTTQGLLQGGSSSAGGLAPGSSLGGIGGNGGTLTTCTNTGLGTGSTLSVRPPSGQKQNGTTSYSAVVADSTQESLHTIANQSQSSQSSSLGSTTNPPKDSGSSLLGSITLSPSSPSPSYGESKSSSGNLINGPHSYPQTSDSIKAPEPLSSLKTMAERAALGSGLDGDITALHLADRDLFAGPAAPSGPPAGPQPSLSEVSIPPSLGVCPLGPVPLSKDQLYQQAMEESAWAHMPHPSDSERIRQYLMRNPCPTLPFHHQVPPPHSDSVEFYQRLSTETLFFIFYYLEGTKAQYLAAKALKKQSWRFHTKYMMWFQRHEEPKTITDEFEQGTYIYFDYEKWGQRKKEGFTFEYRYLEDRDLQ